Within Plectropomus leopardus isolate mb chromosome 23, YSFRI_Pleo_2.0, whole genome shotgun sequence, the genomic segment ggaggagggagagaaggaggagatcAGCCACTGAGATCATCATCACGTTTTCTCTGCatcatttttgggattttgggATTTTCTCTTCAGTTACTTTCTTGCCCTTTCTTCTATTTTATCGTTCTcgtacttctttttttttaaaaaaacctacttgttttttattcttggtctctctctttttgctgtTAACCATCCTCTTGTATCTCCACCTAATACTTGTTCtctttattcattaaaaatgacGCAAGGGGTATCAACACAGCAAAAACGTAAAACGGTTAATCGGTCGATCGATTATGTGCAGATTTAActctgtctcctagaaattgcTGCTTTTATGACTAGATGGTTGTGGCAACATAATTGCCGCCTGGGTTTTCAGGTACCAAAACACCAGGCAGGCGTTTCAAGGATTTGGTTGGGAATGAAGGCAGATGTAGAAAGTGCAGGACCTTGACACCGGGTTTACGTccaaattttttctttttaaattcaatctCCAGTGTCTAagcatttttaagtattttgatttaagatttattcaagacattttaaagccaattaaGGTCTTATTTTTTAGAATGATGGGTTCAAaaccttttaagactttttaaggatccatggGGTCCCTGATACGCTGACAAGTCTTACTCTGACATCTAAGTGAAACATAGTTGATATCATTAGTTAGGCTTTTTCTGCCATGACAAGTTCTCCATGTATTGGTGTAAAACTTTATCAAGGTCAGTGGTAGAAGTATTTATATGAGAGTGAAgtaagctttttttctttcgaGTAAAAGCTTTAGCTTGAAATTCTCTACCACGGTATGGTAGAagtttgtcaaattttaacGTAAGTACAGTTGAGTAAAAGCATCTTTTACTGCTGCACTCAGGAAACATCTTCAAACATGAAGCCTCTTTAGATAAGACACATTTCTGTCAGCTGTCTCAGCCAATAGGACGCTGTGAAAGTGATGCTAACTGACAACAACAGCTGACTAGGTATTGTCCGTCAGTGCGTTTGTACTCTCACCACACggctttgttttttacttgatGGATGTGCAACACAGCGGGAAGTTGTGCAGAGCATTTTAAGGAAACCTGCTTAATTACCTCGCAGAAACACACCGGACTGAAGATAACCAGCTGACATTCGTACGTCTTCCTGCTGAGACGCAGCATGTGGGAGGAGAACTTCGATTCAGAACAGTAAGTCacctacaaaaacacaattggaaaaaatgtttagacAAATTAGTGACACAAGAAAGTCAAACGTTTTGAATAAAACTTAATTCTGGTAAACTGCACTCTTAAAGTCAAGTTGGATGTCTGAGATTTATACTTGCTATACTTACGTAAAGCTGAATAAAATTCTGaatgcattttgaaatgttgggtttacagttgttttgggggtaataaaaattaatcaattgGCCCTTAAGACCATTGGTGGGCGCacaatgtgttaaaattacGTGCTGTAAACAATGATGTGAAGTTAGTTAGTTTAAGTTTACCCACTGCGTTTGAGCCACCGTacctgggtgtttttcagtgacCTGCTCCGGCTTTTCCATCGACTTGTGTGTACGTGTTTTAAGCTGAAACGggatctttgttttttaattttgttgttcagaaatgtaatatatctgtggtttgctgaGACAAACTACAATGTGGACTTTTTTGGGGTATTTAGGTTGCCTTATTTCAGGTGGAGCAACGGGCCTTTGTTTTGGGATAACAGGCTGTTTGAGAAATGGGCTTTCCGTCCGATGGGATATTTTCTGGACTAATGGGGCTTCAGAGCTGTGGACGGTCGGATGAACAGGCTGTCCCcagatgggtcaaacaagcaTAGATTTTCAACCACAagaccgctgtttgtgtcctgttaAACCAAAAGTTGCGTGACTTAATGTATTTAACACCACCACGTAACGCGTGGTTACGAGGTTGTGTCCATTTCACAAATTTCTGACACTAATCTGCGTTAAAAGAGAAACGTCAATCTGCTGCTGTGTCAGTATATTCTTGCTATGAGTTTGTGTAGTAGCATGCagtacagtttgtgtgtttttgcgtgTCTACATGTCAACTAGTGAGGTTGGCGGTAAGCTCGACTACTCGCCGGTGTCCTGGCGGGAGTATTTTGACCAGATGGAGAACGTGTTTATAGGACGGGCCGACAGCAGGGACGTGTTCAGGATTTATAAATCAGGACATGATGGACCACTGCTGGTTCTGCTTCATGGAGGAGGACACTCGGCACTGTCCTGGGCCGTCTTCACCGTAAGTGTCTCGTCAGCTTATTAATCGAATGTGTGATTGGTTGATCAATATACGAATAATCCTGAATATCATTTATGTGTcttggtgtttttctgtgttgcagAAAGTCATCGCCAACAGGGTGACCTGCAGGGTACTTGCCATGGACCTCAGGGGTCACGGTGAGgcaatgtaaagaaataaagagtAAATAATACGTTTTCCGTAATCCTGATGAAATTATATAAGAAGAACCTAAAAAGGTACTGCTTTGGCAGAGGTAACGACATACATGCAATTTCTGATTGTTGAGAATGTGGATTTTGTTGGTCAGACTAGATAGATGTGGAAAGTCGATTTGCTTTCGCATTAAATGATTTTATCAGTTTGACGTCTTTTCAAAATCTCTTTTAAGGTGACACCCTGGTTCGCCAATCCGACGACTTCTCTACTCAAACCATGTCCAGGTAACAACACGCAGACAGCTCCCATCTGTCCTTTAAACTCAAATTAACAACAATACCCTGCAAGCAGAAGAGGGTAACTCTAAAGGAAAATGCACATAACTGCTAATATCTATAGCGTTTCCATCAATGCttaaattgtgcaaactgaaattacaaatataaaaggCGATAAGCTtgtaaatttagaaataaactcccatttatcacaaataagttttacgctcacatgaggaAGTATTTTAGGTGATTCAAAAGCCATAATTTCCATTCTATTAACGGCTACTGTGGTGcctgcagtagaaataaagctgctaatgtttgaacatccatcgccatggttactgggatgttatcaccagagaagtcgcacaacatcactcagtggacacgcagtcatctcgcaattgtgttttatcaacattttgaaaatatcgcttgagttttgcacaaatgtgtAAAGGAAACCCGTCCGACCAGAACTGTTACTGCTACTATCATTTTTCTGCTCCACCCCCCTCAGCGATGTAGCCAATGTGATTGGGGCATGCTACGGTGAGACTCCTCCCCCCATCGTCCTGATTGGCCACGGTGTTGGCGGGGCGATCGCAGTGCATACAGCCAGCAACATGCTGCTACCAACCACTGTGGGCCTGGTGGTGATAGACGTTGTGGAAGGTAAGAgcgtgtttttctttctttctttcgtttaattgtgttatttttatgttcACAAAAGTGGACTTCCTATTTGTTTCCTGTAGGCAGTGCGATGGAGGTTCTCCACAGCATACAGAACTTCCTGAAGGGAAGACCCAAGTCCTTCATGTCCATGGATCAAGCTATTGAGTGGAGGTGAGCATTTAAGGTccaatttaactgaaaaaaacacacagatgataCACTACAGCCCATCTTTAGAGTCGGCTCCACTCCAGAGTGGGGTGATACGTAAGTTCAGCTCTTACCGGGACCACTAACacgtcctttttttaaactcctttTCAGCGTCAAGAGCGGACAAATCAGAAACCTGGAATCTGCCAGAGTCTCAATGGTCGGTCAGATCAAAAGGTAGGCTGAAGTACGGCCATTTATGAATCGAAAAGACGCCGAAAACTGAACCGTGCCGTTATTTCAAGCCGACTCCATTACTGTAacgcactttttttttactggtttaccgaaaaaaatccacaaagaGACTTCAGCTGATCCAAAACTCTGCATTTTAGCTGTTAACCAGAACCAAGAGGAGAGAGCACATTAGTCCAGTTTTAGCTTCCTGTAAcatttagaattgattttaaggtcCTTCTCCGAACATACAAAGCTCTTAATGGGCCGCGTTACATTGCTAACTCAGTTATTCGTTACTTTAAATTTGAGAATATTAAATGGCTGTTTTAAGAATTCCACTGAAACGCTAGgaggcttttaatttgaaatttccATTATGTTAAACATTATGctctttcttcttcctgtctGTAAAGATGTGAGGTGGAGGAGGCCGACACTTCGGAGCACGCCGGCCCGGTGACCGACGTGGTCGTCGAAGGTAACGAAGAGTTTTACGATCAGAGCTACGTCAACGACAAGGAAAACGCCGCTTCAGAGGTGAGTCACAGCCAAGGCCGGGGATGAAAACTAATGTTCGGAAACTCCTGGGGTTAAAATAATCTTctgttgacttttttaattattgcgaactttaacccttcgaaacctggcCAGACATCAgtttgtcttgtgctgcatttagacgccgaagtattgaaacctttgaaactgaGCAGAAAGGATtatttctcttcaaaaacatgggaaaagataatgaacaaattggaaaaaattagtaaaagctaacaagaaaacaacctgaaaaattATGTGTCagaaaaattataaacaaaaaacgGGAAATCCTATATTCAAAtaattatggttttttttttttaaagatacaaagaaacaaaaacaaaacaaagtggaaaaaggagttgatttagaaaaatatacatatattataaaATTTATGAgagaaaattaggaaaaattagaaaatgagacaaaattatgagaattagaaatacatttcattttttaaaaaaaaaatttacccATTTCTTCTTGCATGACTTCTCTGCcaggctgctgcttttttttttttaaagaaatcaaactaatttggtttcaagggttcaaaggtttaaatacttgtgaacggtgtctgaatgcagcaacagaaaggcagtgtcagtccaggttttaaagggttaaacatcaaAACCTGGAAAACACGCCTACACTCcaacatatataataatatttaatgtgaTTCCATTAACTCACAATTATTACTTCCACCACTCAACCCTAACACAGGCAGATAACTTGATTCGTTCTCCTACATCAAACGTCTCAATGTTTTTCTCCTACATTATCATAAAGAGTATTAATTAACCCCTTGTGTATCTGTGCGGTAGAGTGTGTACATGTGGCGTATAGATCTGTCCAAGTCAGAGAAGTACTGGGACGGCTGGTTTAGAGGAACCTCCAACCTCTTCCTGGGCTGCAATCTGCCCAAACTCCTGCTGCTGGCTGGTGAGTTTTTCATAACCTCCGTAAGTCCTTTTAAGGGTAAAAAGTACTACCTGTGTGTGTACTAGCTGTTGCTGaatattaccttaaaaaatCAGTCATAATAGTGATAATCGGTAATGTTCGACACTTATGTGAAGCTGCTCCTGTTTGCAGGAATCGACCGGCTGGACAGAGACCTGATGATCGGCCAGATGCAAGGTGAGACGCTGACTCAGCGAACACAGCAGTCAccgttttaaaacattttgataaaaaaaaaagaacattgcaATTTCTGCAAGAGATgatgttttcagttcatttttatgcGCCGCCtgctcccctctcataaataacaaacagtccctaagaaaAGCAATTCTTCTTATACCACTGAGCATCGGTACAAACCCGAGCCAAAGACTTTCGGGtgacagaaaatagaaatatatcACCTGCAATATGTTGGTCCTCTATAAGGAGGAGGGAGACATGTGCACGATTTGACAGGGctgatgggaaatgtagttctGGATAAACTAAACATGTAGAGAAACTCTGGGAGTATTTGACCTTCTGTTGGTGTTTCTAAACTAACTGTGAGGGAAAAGGTGAAGGACGTCTCCACTGCTGCAGAGGCGtctctgaggacacacacagacacactcacgtgtacacaaacacacaatcagtCACACTCaggtgtacacacacaaacacacacaccttgagGCGGCAGTTTCCTCTCCAGAGACAGCTGCTTCTGTCAGTCAACAGCCACGCTGGAAGTGACAgcacaggagtgtgtgtgagaaaacagcatctcagagtgtgtgtgtgtgtgtgtgtgtgtgtgtgtgtgtgtgtacctgtgtctCCGTTTGTCTCCAGGTAAATTCATGATGCAGGTGCTGCCCCCCTGTGGACACGCAGTGCAAGAAGACAAACCAGACAAAGTAAGGCATACTATGCATAATATATCTAAGtacaattaaccctttagggcccgctttaatattacgcACACTCATATTTCTccgtgcacaaaatgtgcttttgaaaATCACGCTATAAAACtattatgattttctactttcactttcaattttttaaacatcagtccAAATCATAATTATCACATATTCATTAATTCTCAGaactttaattttaaactttaaaaaaaaacaaaaaacaataaaccatAGGCAATGATTTAaggagattttttaattttttaaaaatttttttatgatgatagtctgggatatgtcaatgattagcagcatgGCTGTGGGAtccaaaatgtcagtttgaatgggtttcagtggagcatgttttgacctgaacagtctgaatgtaactatttagtttccacagtgtattttagacttattgtaggagctgagctggaaattcaccgATTCcactaaaatacacaatcttgcaaAAATTTaagccatatgcatgaacacagccaaaattataaaaaaagaaaagaagaataaaaagtgtgtaaaatgcaccaaacagtccctaaaggttaaTTAgttactgaaatgttttgtctttgtttgtgaaGGTCGCTGACGCTGTGGCCTCTTTCCTGCTGAGACACAAGTTTGCTGAAGCCAGAGGTGAAACCAGGAGGTAAAACAGTAGCTGTTTCTTTTTACAACCAGAGAGCaccattttatttctaatttttattttttgttaacaaaaaatacctaaaactCAGAAAAACCTGTCTCCATTCTCTCTACAGCTCCAACTCTTTAACGCAATGAGGTTTGCAGGTAACACATTACTTAAACTCCTTTTATTCTAGTACTGACAGCAGTGCAGAAAGTATTGAGACCTGTTACTAAAGTACAAGTACTAATACCAAACTGTATGTCACAAGAAAAAGTCCTGcttgatgatgtttttctgtaagcCAAAGCAGAAGTTAGAGTctccctggttccctcgtcaaaaagccgatgggatttttccatttgattttggatcattgcaaaaaatataaagataattttttttatttattgatgtattttatgccGGAGAataaaacgtgaaagtctcttcagcttgtgaaTGTGCATATGTCCTAATCATGACTGCACAACCgagaagtacaatatttccaaaatgcacatgaaggcagcattttTTTAGACATCTTACCAAAAACCCAGAGACTCTGAGGCGAGGGAACCGggggtgctaaaatgctaactcatttctaggtttttggACCAAATACTGCAAGTTTCAAACACTTTCTCTCGTTCTCAGATTTTCATCcggaccagaaaaaaaaggggctCAGTGATTCAGAGACCAATTCAGACCTCCAACAAGTTTTGCCTGCAGTTGTCAGTTTTAGTCCAATTTTTTAAGACAAACTACTGAGTCAAGTCAAAGCACTGAAAGTACATTATTGAACTCAGACAATAATCCTATAGTGCATCGGCTCTGACTTTCTGTGTgcttaaaaaatcccaaatttacTCTTCTGTGGTCAACAATTAAGCTACCAAAGGCTGCAGTAGCCCGGATGAGACAAGGCCACGTTACcacctttatttttcttcaaaaagacacacattacATATTAGggatgacaaaagaaaaaaaacataaattctcAAATAACGTAAAATAATGAGATACTTAAATCAAGAAAAGATGAATCACAGTTATTAATAAGACCCTAAGTTAAGAATCGCAGTCTGCacaaaatacagtcaaaattcttattattattattcttattattcgTAAAATTTGACTTTCTGAATCCAAATTGAGGTTTAAcaagtaaaaactaaataaaaaaaataaaaattttgacacatttagTCAACGTCTTATCATTTTTCTTGCTAACGGAAATTAGCTTCCGTTTCGGTCGGTTTAGCTTTCCAGTACTGAAGTAGTATTTATAACATATTAGCTAACGAGAAAACCAAACCGAAACCAACGCTACAGTCAGGTTTTCTTAAAACCTCCATTTAgttgattttaaacatataatacTTTTATTATTCATGTGTAGCTGCAATTCACACAAATATTGTCATACAgctccagtttaaaaa encodes:
- the LOC121962483 gene encoding protein phosphatase methylesterase 1-like, giving the protein MWEENFDSEHEVGGKLDYSPVSWREYFDQMENVFIGRADSRDVFRIYKSGHDGPLLVLLHGGGHSALSWAVFTKVIANRVTCRVLAMDLRGHGDTLVRQSDDFSTQTMSSDVANVIGACYGETPPPIVLIGHGVGGAIAVHTASNMLLPTTVGLVVIDVVEGSAMEVLHSIQNFLKGRPKSFMSMDQAIEWSVKSGQIRNLESARVSMVGQIKRCEVEEADTSEHAGPVTDVVVEGNEEFYDQSYVNDKENAASESVYMWRIDLSKSEKYWDGWFRGTSNLFLGCNLPKLLLLAGIDRLDRDLMIGQMQGKFMMQVLPPCGHAVQEDKPDKVADAVASFLLRHKFAEARGETRSSNSLTQ